GGCCGGACCCGTGCCGAGCAGTCCGGCCATGCCCTGGAGGGCCAGCCGGTACCCCTGGACCCCGAAGCCGCGCACACCCGCCGTCACCACGTCGGCCAGCAGGTTCGTGCGCCGGAAGGGCTCGCGGGCGTCGGGATTGGACAGGTGGAGCTCGATGACCGGAATGGAGACGGCCGACACGGCGTCGCGCACGGCCACCGAGGTGTGGGTGTAGGCGGCCGCGTTGAGGATCAGGCCCGCCGCCCCGTCGCCCGCCGCATGGATCAGCTTGACGAGATCGCCCTCGCCGTCGGTCTGGGCGAAGACGAGTTCGAGACCGGACTCCGCGGCCCAGTCCCGGCACAGGTCGGCCAGTTCCGACCAGGTCGTGTGGCCGTAGATCTCCGGCTCCCGGCTTCCGAGGCGGCCCAGATTGGGACCGCCCAGCATGTGGACCAGGGGTTTCACGGCGCCGCTCCCTCCTCGTCGCCCCGGATCCGATCGATCCAGTCGGCGAAGCTCCGCTTCTCGGCCGCCCGTCGGGCGGCCAGGTGCTCGTTGCGGCTGGCCGCGACGGTGCCGTCCCGCGGGGCATCGTCGGTCGTCACCGGCCCGAGCGCCACGATCCGCTCGCGCACGTCGTCGCGGTCGGGCGCCAGTTCATGCAACCGCTGCAGGGCCGCGAGGGCCTTGGCCCGGTAGCCCTGGGCGATGTAGATGTCGACCAGGGTCAGGGTGATCAGGCCGTCGCCCGGCTGCCGACGGTCGGGGCCCGGGCGCCCGCTTCCCGGCGGCTCGACGGCACGGCCGGCCCCGTCTGCCACGGGCGCCGTTTCGCCTGCCGGCGGGGTGGCTCCCCCAACGGGATCCGGCGAGGCCGCCTCGTCCCCTTCCGCGAGGCCGGACACCGCCGCCGCTTCGCCGGCCGCGTCGAGGCACTCCCGGGCCGCCGCCGCCGCCGCGGTCCAGGTCCCGTTGTCCGGCTCGAGTCCGGCGAGGTACTCGAAGTGGGCCGCCGCCTCCGACCAGTGTCCCGCATCGCGTGCGCGTTCGGCGAGGAGTCGGCGGGCCACCAGGTTGTCGGCGTCGTGCTCCAGAACCCGGGTCAGGACCCGCTCGGCGTGGGCCAGACGACCGGCGTCGAGAAGCGCGTGCCCGAGGATGACCAGCCCCCCGTGGAAATCCGGATGCCGCGCCACGCCGTCCTCCAGCAGGGCGAGGGCCTCCGGGATGCGTCCGGCCTGGCGCAGCAGGTCGGCCAGCGGCGCGAAGGCACGGCTGTCCGGCGCCGCCTCGAGGCGGCGCCGGCAGACCCGGATCCGTTCGTCGAGGGGCGACACCGTCATGCGCCGTCCTCGTCCTTCAGGGCGTCGCCCACCACGGCCATGTCGTTCCATTCTCCCGCCATGTCCGCCGGCGCGAACCGTGCGGACACGGCGGCGACCAGGTCGCCGCCGGCCGAGAGGGCCGCGGCGTCGGCGCCGTCGAGCAGGCCGCAGGCGCAGCGAGCCGCGCCCTCGCCGACCATGCGGGCCACCTTGCGCGCGAAGACCCGGCTCATGGCCGCGGTCGTCGCCGCCGCCGGGTCGCCGGCCTCGGCCAGGCGCGCGGCCTTGGCGGCGAAGGCCGCCCCCACCTCGCAGGCCGTCATCATGTCGGCGAACTGGAACATGACGATCTGGTGGCGCGTCTCGCGGGCCTTGTGCATGTGCAGCACGACGTCGTTCAGGCCGCGCATGGCCGCAGCGACCAGGCTGGCCCCCACTTCGCCATGGGCCGCGTGCAGTTCGTCCATCCCGGCCGCGAGGTTCGCGTAGAACCCGCCCTTGGAGCGGACGGTCTCCTTCCAGCGGTACATGCTGATGATCGACTGCTGGATCTCGCTCGTGCCCTCGTAGATCGACGTGATGCGCACGTCGCGGCGCATCTTCTCCACCACGTACTCGCGGGCGTAGCCGTAGCCGCCGAGGGCCTGGATGGCCGCGTCGGCCGCGCGGTTGCCGGCCTCGGTGCCCCAGTACTTGGCGATGCTGCCCTCGGTGCCCATGTCGGTGCCGCCCTCGTCGATGAGCAGGGCCACGTGCTCCATGTGGGCGCGGCCGGCGGCCAGGTCGATCCAGTTGTCGACGATGAGCTTGAAGAGGTAGCCTTCCTTCTCGACCAGCGGCGCGCCGAACTGCTCGCGCTGCTTGGCGTACCTCAGGGCCCGCCGCAGCGGCGCCTGGCCGCCGCCGATGCCGAAGGCACCGACCATGAGGCGCGTGTAGCCGAAGACGGCATTGGCCTGCTTCAGGCCGACCCCCTCCTCGCCGCCGATGAGATTCTCCGCCGGCACCTCGACGTCCTCGAGCAGCACGCCGGTGGTGTTGCTGGCGCGGATCCCGTGCTTGTCCTCGTGTTTGCCCACCGACAAGCCGGGCGTGCCCTTCTCCACGGCGAAGAAGCTGGGTCCCGCCGGCGTCTTGGCCAGGATGGTGTAGAGGTCGGCCACGCCGCCGTTGGTGATGAACTGCTTGGCGCCGTTGAGCCGGTAGCCCGTCACCTGGCCGTCGGGCCCGATGATCTGGTCGGCGGTGGTCTTCAGGCCGGCCACGTTGCTGCCCGCCTCGGGCTCGGTCACGCCGTAGGCCACGATGAGTCCCTCGCCCGCGATGCGCGAGAGCCACTTCTGCTTCTGCGCTTCGGTGCCGCCGACCAGGATCGGATCGGTCCCGAGGCAGATGGCCAGGAAGGCCGTCGCCACGCCGAGATCCCACGACGCCATCTCCTCGCTCACGCGGCAGATGTCCCGGGCGCCGCCGCCGAGACCGCCGTACTCGGCGGGCAGGAAGATCAGGTGCAGGCC
This is a stretch of genomic DNA from bacterium. It encodes these proteins:
- a CDS encoding 3-dehydroquinate dehydratase → MLGGPNLGRLGSREPEIYGHTTWSELADLCRDWAAESGLELVFAQTDGEGDLVKLIHAAGDGAAGLILNAAAYTHTSVAVRDAVSAVSIPVIELHLSNPDAREPFRRTNLLADVVTAGVRGFGVQGYRLALQGMAGLLGTGPAR
- a CDS encoding acyl-CoA dehydrogenase family protein; this encodes MNAPAGLSPEMTEMVIQTLRQVVGRELPDGRIMELDEKDEFPTATIQKLLSPDVGLHLIFLPAEYGGLGGGARDICRVSEEMASWDLGVATAFLAICLGTDPILVGGTEAQKQKWLSRIAGEGLIVAYGVTEPEAGSNVAGLKTTADQIIGPDGQVTGYRLNGAKQFITNGGVADLYTILAKTPAGPSFFAVEKGTPGLSVGKHEDKHGIRASNTTGVLLEDVEVPAENLIGGEEGVGLKQANAVFGYTRLMVGAFGIGGGQAPLRRALRYAKQREQFGAPLVEKEGYLFKLIVDNWIDLAAGRAHMEHVALLIDEGGTDMGTEGSIAKYWGTEAGNRAADAAIQALGGYGYAREYVVEKMRRDVRITSIYEGTSEIQQSIISMYRWKETVRSKGGFYANLAAGMDELHAAHGEVGASLVAAAMRGLNDVVLHMHKARETRHQIVMFQFADMMTACEVGAAFAAKAARLAEAGDPAAATTAAMSRVFARKVARMVGEGAARCACGLLDGADAAALSAGGDLVAAVSARFAPADMAGEWNDMAVVGDALKDEDGA
- a CDS encoding tetratricopeptide repeat protein is translated as MTVSPLDERIRVCRRRLEAAPDSRAFAPLADLLRQAGRIPEALALLEDGVARHPDFHGGLVILGHALLDAGRLAHAERVLTRVLEHDADNLVARRLLAERARDAGHWSEAAAHFEYLAGLEPDNGTWTAAAAAARECLDAAGEAAAVSGLAEGDEAASPDPVGGATPPAGETAPVADGAGRAVEPPGSGRPGPDRRQPGDGLITLTLVDIYIAQGYRAKALAALQRLHELAPDRDDVRERIVALGPVTTDDAPRDGTVAASRNEHLAARRAAEKRSFADWIDRIRGDEEGAAP